Below is a genomic region from Fusobacterium canifelinum.
TAATAATTTTATCTAACTGTTCTCTACTTACATTTCTTTTTGCTGTTGCAAAGGTAAGTCCTCTTAAAAGTTTTTCTCTTTCATATTTTACACGTCTGTTATCTTTTTTTACTACATATATTGGACTTTCTTCAAATCTTTCATAGGTACTAAATCTTTTTAAACAGTTATTACATTCCCTTCTTCTCTTTGTAGAGCCATCTATCGTTGTTCTGCTATCAACTACTTTTGTATCTTCTGAACTACAAAAAGGACACTTCATACTTTTTTTAATCCCCCTCCTAATTTTCTTCTTTTTCTCTAATACAATCTATAACTTCCTTTGGAGTTTTACAATTAAATAAATTTTCTCTAAATTCCTCTTCTCTTATTAATCTTGATATTCTAGCTAGTACCTTTAAATATACTT
It encodes:
- the nrdR gene encoding transcriptional regulator NrdR, whose protein sequence is MKCPFCSSEDTKVVDSRTTIDGSTKRRRECNNCLKRFSTYERFEESPIYVVKKDNRRVKYEREKLLRGLTFATAKRNVSREQLDKIITDIERSLQNSLISEISSKELGEKVLEKLRELDQVAYVRFASVYKEFNDIKSFIEIVEEIKKD